A genome region from Bombilactobacillus bombi includes the following:
- a CDS encoding class A sortase, which produces MKKFWKILLTLLVLIAALALIFNEPIKVQLVKQVSNSRVTNLTKDQVRQNKLRDASFDFAKVKPITVKQAAKAALKNNAAAIGKITIPSVGLKLPIVKGVDDTALATGGGTLKPDEKMGEGNYALAGHYMTDKGALFSPIARVQIGDLIYITDLKNVYTYKVDLKQVISPRATWTMNNQPGTKMITLITCADGGANRWLVQGSLVKARVANRSTLAVFG; this is translated from the coding sequence ATGAAAAAGTTTTGGAAAATTTTGCTGACACTTTTAGTTTTAATTGCAGCGTTAGCCTTAATTTTTAATGAACCAATCAAAGTGCAATTAGTAAAGCAAGTTTCAAATAGTCGCGTGACCAATTTAACTAAAGATCAGGTGCGTCAAAATAAATTACGTGATGCATCTTTTGACTTTGCTAAAGTAAAGCCAATTACTGTCAAGCAAGCAGCTAAAGCCGCGTTAAAAAATAATGCTGCAGCAATTGGTAAAATTACAATTCCATCTGTTGGTCTTAAGCTTCCCATCGTCAAAGGTGTCGATGATACTGCTTTAGCTACAGGTGGAGGCACTTTAAAGCCCGATGAAAAGATGGGTGAAGGCAATTATGCATTAGCAGGTCATTATATGACCGATAAAGGAGCTTTATTTTCACCAATTGCTCGTGTCCAAATTGGCGATTTAATCTATATTACAGATTTAAAAAATGTTTATACCTATAAGGTCGATTTAAAACAAGTTATTTCGCCACGGGCTACTTGGACTATGAATAATCAACCTGGAACCAAAATGATTACTCTCATTACTTGTGCTGATGGAGGAGCAAATCGGTGGTTAGTTCAAGGAAGTTTAGTAAAGGCAAGAGTTGCGAATCGTTCTACGTTAGCAGTATTTGGATAG
- the recJ gene encoding single-stranded-DNA-specific exonuclease RecJ: MSLKYQWHLREQPEDTQVKNLAHETGLSTLVTQILVQRGLKTPQQVLSFLQPQIADLHDPYLLHDMDIAVERLTQAIFAGEKILIYGDYDADGITSAAILREAIMILGGQATVFIPDRFVDGYGPNQKRYEQFVQEGYQLIVTVDNGVTGLEEIQYAQEHKVDVIITDHHTLPPKLPLATAIVHPQYPGSNYPCPDLSGAGVAFKVASALLDEPPEELLDLAAIGTVADMVELKNENRVLVTWGLKQIQNEPRLGIEQLCKQAHIKLADFDEETIGFQIAPRLNALGRMDDATKGVELLTTSDLEKAKHLAQEIDKLNQQRKDITAEVFNDAYIKAQEQIQAGNQLLIIAGENWHRGVLGIVAGKIVDLTNHPTVILDILEDGRAVGSGRSNGNFDLYQALAINRKLYQNFGGHAQACGVTLAASDLEQWRQQINALSMVKTLDTSKKTSRLYDLNLSVSQINLQLLEQLQQLAPFGQGNPLPIIKIDQFDSFQAEYLGKKTQNHVKIKLRQQQQYLDIIAFGWGQQLNQIQESGISAVYGSLRQNKWRKQIQVQLNLQDVEEQVLSTDEAQSRLVDLRQTHNINVQLQQAQNLVFFHQHNFQKIQDKYPQLNCVLASDLNTNLKKVSLVDRPPSLNVFEQFVKQNQHLERIELIFHTYYPAYYQLNLTPQVWHRCLKYFLNHKNLTIKNLASVAKFLKLSNLEIKFVLKVFSELNFVKIENGFLINPEKIPQQQLVDSKTYCQIRDLAAVQTTLIDSHFDEIIKYTNTI, translated from the coding sequence TTGAGTTTAAAGTATCAATGGCATTTGAGAGAACAACCTGAAGATACTCAAGTCAAAAATTTAGCACACGAAACTGGTTTATCAACATTAGTAACACAAATTTTAGTGCAGCGAGGATTAAAAACACCACAACAAGTGCTTTCTTTTTTGCAACCGCAAATTGCAGACTTGCATGATCCTTATTTATTGCATGATATGGATATTGCAGTTGAAAGGCTAACGCAAGCAATTTTTGCAGGAGAAAAAATTTTAATTTATGGTGATTATGATGCTGATGGAATAACTAGTGCGGCTATCTTGAGGGAAGCGATTATGATTTTGGGCGGGCAGGCTACGGTTTTTATACCTGATCGCTTTGTTGATGGATATGGCCCTAATCAAAAGCGCTATGAACAGTTTGTACAAGAGGGTTATCAGCTAATTGTTACTGTAGACAATGGGGTAACCGGGCTTGAAGAAATACAGTATGCTCAGGAACATAAGGTTGATGTTATTATTACAGATCATCACACTTTGCCTCCTAAATTGCCATTAGCAACTGCTATTGTTCATCCTCAATATCCTGGAAGTAATTATCCGTGTCCAGATCTTTCGGGAGCTGGAGTAGCTTTTAAAGTTGCTAGTGCGTTATTAGATGAGCCTCCTGAAGAATTGTTAGATTTAGCAGCTATTGGAACAGTTGCTGATATGGTCGAGTTAAAGAATGAAAATCGGGTACTAGTCACATGGGGATTAAAGCAAATCCAAAATGAACCACGCTTGGGTATTGAACAATTGTGTAAACAAGCACATATCAAATTAGCTGATTTTGATGAAGAAACTATTGGTTTTCAAATTGCTCCACGTTTAAACGCTTTAGGACGCATGGATGATGCTACCAAAGGAGTAGAACTGTTAACTACCTCAGACTTAGAAAAAGCCAAGCACTTAGCCCAAGAGATAGATAAATTAAATCAGCAACGTAAGGATATCACAGCCGAAGTATTTAATGATGCTTATATAAAAGCCCAAGAACAAATCCAAGCAGGTAATCAACTTTTAATTATTGCAGGTGAAAATTGGCATCGAGGCGTTTTAGGGATAGTAGCTGGAAAAATTGTCGATTTAACCAATCATCCGACAGTTATTTTAGATATTTTAGAAGATGGACGAGCTGTGGGATCAGGACGTAGTAACGGTAACTTTGATTTATATCAAGCACTAGCAATAAATCGGAAGTTATATCAAAATTTTGGAGGTCATGCACAAGCTTGTGGTGTTACGTTAGCAGCTAGTGATCTTGAACAATGGCGCCAACAAATAAATGCTTTGTCCATGGTCAAAACTCTAGATACTAGTAAAAAAACATCCCGGCTTTATGATTTGAATCTATCAGTGTCACAAATCAATTTACAGTTATTAGAGCAGTTACAACAGTTAGCTCCTTTTGGCCAGGGCAATCCTTTACCAATTATCAAAATTGACCAATTTGATTCTTTTCAGGCTGAATATTTAGGAAAAAAAACGCAAAACCATGTCAAAATTAAATTACGGCAACAGCAGCAATATCTAGACATAATAGCTTTTGGATGGGGACAGCAACTTAACCAAATTCAAGAATCCGGTATCAGTGCTGTTTATGGTTCCTTAAGGCAAAATAAATGGCGTAAGCAAATACAAGTTCAACTAAACTTGCAGGATGTAGAAGAGCAGGTTTTAAGTACTGATGAAGCACAATCAAGACTTGTCGATTTACGCCAAACACATAATATTAATGTTCAATTGCAACAAGCACAAAATTTAGTGTTTTTTCACCAGCATAATTTTCAAAAAATACAAGATAAATATCCACAATTAAATTGTGTGCTAGCTTCGGATTTAAATACTAATTTAAAGAAAGTTAGTTTGGTGGATCGACCACCCAGTCTCAATGTTTTTGAACAATTTGTTAAACAAAACCAGCATTTGGAAAGAATAGAATTAATTTTTCATACTTACTATCCTGCTTATTATCAATTAAACTTAACACCACAAGTGTGGCATAGATGTTTGAAGTACTTTTTAAATCATAAAAATTTAACGATAAAAAATTTAGCAAGCGTAGCTAAATTTTTAAAACTTTCAAATTTAGAAATTAAATTTGTATTAAAGGTGTTTTCTGAGTTAAATTTTGTTAAAATAGAAAATGGTTTTTTGATTAATCCAGAAAAAATACCACAACAGCAGCTGGTTGATTCCAAAACTTATTGTCAAATACGTGATTTGGCTGCTGTTCAAACCACATTAATTGATTCTCATTTTGATGAAATTATTAAATATACTAATACTATTTAG
- a CDS encoding adenine phosphoribosyltransferase encodes MDFKKYVASVKDFPEPGIIFRDISPLMYNGKVYSAATDKIVDYARERGTEMIVGPEARGFIVGCPVAYKLGVGFAPARKKGKLPRETVSVTYDLEYGQASLYMQTDAVKPGQKVLVVDDLMATGGTLAATIKLVEELGGIVVGTAFLIELTDLHGRDKIKNYDMFTLMQY; translated from the coding sequence ATGGATTTTAAAAAATATGTTGCTAGTGTTAAAGATTTTCCAGAACCAGGAATTATATTTCGCGATATTTCGCCATTAATGTACAATGGTAAGGTGTATTCTGCTGCAACCGATAAAATTGTTGATTATGCCCGTGAACGCGGGACGGAGATGATTGTCGGTCCAGAAGCACGTGGATTTATTGTCGGATGTCCAGTTGCTTATAAATTAGGTGTAGGCTTTGCTCCAGCTCGTAAAAAGGGGAAATTGCCACGCGAAACGGTTTCTGTAACTTATGATTTGGAATATGGGCAGGCATCTTTATACATGCAAACAGATGCAGTGAAACCTGGTCAAAAAGTTTTAGTAGTAGACGATTTAATGGCTACTGGGGGAACTTTGGCTGCAACTATTAAGCTAGTCGAAGAATTAGGCGGAATAGTTGTAGGAACAGCGTTTTTAATTGAGTTGACCGATTTACATGGTCGTGATAAAATTAAAAACTATGATATGTTTACTTTAATGCAATATTAG
- a CDS encoding helix-turn-helix domain-containing protein: MTTFEKIKTLAKMQGLSLTQLNDKAGLGKNSIYHWKTKQPNIENLQKVAKILHVSVDQLLEHENSPSNQPVAIDIAPAIKTSDTMLLSYEGKEIPAEELEMIRRILEGGKNNNE; the protein is encoded by the coding sequence ATGACAACATTTGAAAAAATAAAAACACTAGCTAAGATGCAAGGACTATCTTTAACACAACTAAATGATAAAGCCGGACTAGGAAAAAATTCCATTTATCATTGGAAAACCAAACAGCCCAATATTGAAAATTTACAAAAAGTTGCTAAAATCTTGCATGTTTCTGTTGATCAACTTTTAGAACATGAAAATAGTCCGTCTAATCAACCAGTTGCAATTGATATTGCGCCAGCAATTAAAACAAGTGATACAATGCTTCTATCTTATGAAGGTAAAGAAATTCCAGCTGAAGAATTAGAAATGATTCGTAGAATTTTAGAAGGTGGGAAAAATAATAATGAATAG
- a CDS encoding MFS transporter gives MDEKDMVQHSKKLMIAIMGISLVLSTSGAISGTIPLMEKHFANMSTATVELIVTIPSAAGIFVPLLAGFIEKVTGKKLLALLGLAVTAICGVLPAFTGSYGLILFSRIMVGVGISLLTPLSVSYITDIYDEVKANELLGYRNSFINIGSTVLLFLAGYLIKISWHAAYWVFILALIPLAMTLFWIPKKFDNYSVTVAENVDQQKIKQTTNWAIIGYAVLFGIMQVSYMGINLKIPSYIVNNHIGDSSTGSFILSLLPIAAIVSGLLYKYIYKAWGKNTTAISATIAGIALGLTLVLNNSFLIGTCVVVSGFFWGIMNPHMTELFALSSPKGSMTLSTSIVIFGINIGGTLAPYVFQSLGKMFKNNSPESGLLISAVIWTVFGIVFLLANMMIKSQKTTGKEDEK, from the coding sequence ATGGATGAAAAAGATATGGTCCAGCACAGTAAGAAACTCATGATTGCTATTATGGGTATTTCTTTGGTGTTATCTACTTCGGGTGCAATTAGTGGGACAATTCCACTGATGGAAAAGCATTTTGCCAATATGTCTACTGCAACTGTTGAATTGATTGTTACAATTCCAAGTGCGGCAGGAATTTTTGTGCCTTTGTTAGCCGGCTTTATTGAAAAAGTAACTGGGAAAAAGTTATTAGCGTTATTAGGACTCGCAGTAACAGCTATTTGTGGAGTTTTACCAGCATTTACTGGAAGCTACGGTTTAATTTTATTTTCTCGAATTATGGTCGGTGTAGGAATTTCATTGTTAACACCACTAAGTGTTTCTTATATTACTGATATTTATGATGAAGTTAAAGCAAACGAATTATTAGGTTATCGAAATTCATTTATAAATATTGGAAGTACTGTTTTGCTATTTTTAGCTGGTTATCTTATTAAAATAAGTTGGCATGCAGCCTATTGGGTTTTTATCTTAGCTTTAATCCCATTGGCAATGACTTTATTCTGGATTCCAAAAAAATTTGATAATTATAGTGTTACAGTTGCTGAAAATGTTGATCAACAAAAAATTAAACAAACGACTAATTGGGCAATTATTGGATATGCTGTTTTATTTGGAATTATGCAGGTTAGCTATATGGGAATTAATTTAAAAATTCCAAGTTATATTGTTAATAATCACATTGGTGATAGTAGTACAGGGAGTTTTATTCTTAGTTTATTGCCGATTGCTGCAATTGTTTCTGGCTTGTTATATAAGTATATTTATAAAGCTTGGGGTAAAAACACAACAGCAATTAGTGCTACTATTGCAGGTATTGCTTTAGGATTGACTTTGGTACTAAATAATTCTTTCTTAATTGGTACTTGTGTTGTAGTTTCAGGATTTTTCTGGGGAATTATGAACCCACATATGACAGAATTATTTGCTTTAAGTTCACCAAAAGGCTCCATGACTTTAAGTACATCAATTGTTATTTTTGGTATTAATATTGGAGGCACTTTAGCACCTTATGTTTTCCAATCATTAGGAAAAATGTTTAAAAATAATTCGCCAGAATCAGGTTTGTTAATTTCTGCAGTAATATGGACAGTCTTTGGGATAGTATTTTTGTTAGCTAATATGATGATTAAGTCTCAAAAGACAACTGGAAAAGAGGATGAAAAATGA
- a CDS encoding alpha-amylase family protein yields the protein MRKRTVHLDFHTSPYVEVGKDFNSEEFAATLKKAHVNSITCFARDHHGYLWYNSKHHPEMIHPRLMNHNLLAEQIQACHQLDIKVPIYSTCQWDEYCMLNHPEWLCRTPEGKCINMGDAQPNFNDVLCLNSNYRNYLFDHVNDVIDSIGATNIDGFFFDIFFLVPCDCQHCQKEMQRLGIDHTIEAERIRYCHLMLKEFKREMTTLIHQQVPKASVFYNGSHVGPYIKSSLKYYSHLEIESLPGGDWGYDNFPLVDRYARTLDKDIVGMTGKFHTSWGDFQSFKNIEALEYEVFQMLSFGAGCSIGDQLHPSGKLSPATYDLIGQVYSEVEQLEPELDNTQPTVEIGVITPESIWDNGMTLNESLIGCNRLLDELGYQFDIIDLKADFSKYKLIILPDIIEYDEESFIKLKQYMALGGKILLSYQSMDTGIYTENTLTGNLMKGYSSWDRDYIYPNNILGKDLPKEEHVMYEQGMAVDSLNSQILLETREPYFNREGKFYYGHKHAPSTGKVGVPAATQKENCIYFSHPVFKIYRDFAPCWVKRILQDALTILLPEKLVNKPQTRPNLSAQLHVNGEKNKYLLHLLDYPLKKNATQLYTIDERTILFDTKFSILVGNQQVKNIKLLRSGQEINFKQQDNYVQFTVPKINGYEVVKIQCK from the coding sequence ATGAGAAAAAGAACAGTTCATTTAGATTTTCACACTAGTCCTTATGTAGAAGTAGGTAAAGATTTTAATAGTGAAGAATTTGCTGCCACTCTTAAAAAAGCTCACGTCAATTCGATTACTTGCTTTGCGCGAGACCATCATGGTTATTTATGGTATAACTCTAAACATCATCCAGAAATGATTCATCCACGATTAATGAATCATAATTTGCTAGCAGAACAAATTCAAGCTTGTCATCAATTAGATATTAAAGTGCCAATTTATTCAACTTGTCAATGGGATGAGTATTGTATGCTTAATCATCCAGAATGGTTATGTCGTACACCTGAAGGTAAATGTATTAATATGGGAGATGCACAGCCTAATTTTAATGATGTGCTTTGTTTAAATAGTAATTACCGGAATTATTTATTTGATCATGTTAATGATGTGATTGATAGTATTGGTGCTACCAATATTGATGGGTTTTTCTTTGATATTTTCTTTTTGGTACCATGTGATTGTCAACATTGTCAAAAAGAAATGCAACGCTTAGGAATTGATCACACCATTGAAGCTGAAAGAATTCGTTATTGTCATTTGATGTTGAAAGAATTTAAACGAGAAATGACAACTTTAATTCATCAGCAAGTTCCTAAGGCGAGCGTTTTCTACAATGGTTCTCATGTTGGACCATATATTAAATCATCTTTAAAATATTATAGTCATTTAGAAATTGAAAGTTTACCTGGTGGTGATTGGGGATATGATAATTTTCCTCTTGTGGATCGCTATGCACGCACTTTAGATAAAGATATTGTAGGAATGACAGGTAAATTTCATACTTCATGGGGAGATTTTCAATCTTTTAAAAATATTGAAGCTTTAGAATATGAAGTATTTCAAATGTTATCTTTTGGTGCAGGATGTTCAATTGGGGATCAACTTCATCCCAGTGGTAAATTATCACCCGCAACTTATGATTTAATCGGTCAAGTATATTCTGAAGTGGAACAACTGGAACCAGAATTAGACAATACTCAGCCAACGGTCGAAATTGGAGTTATTACTCCAGAAAGTATTTGGGATAATGGGATGACCTTAAATGAGTCATTAATCGGATGCAATCGCTTACTAGACGAATTAGGTTATCAATTTGATATTATCGATTTAAAAGCAGATTTCTCCAAATATAAATTGATTATTTTACCTGACATAATTGAATATGATGAAGAAAGTTTTATCAAATTAAAGCAATATATGGCTTTAGGTGGCAAAATTTTATTGTCTTATCAATCGATGGATACGGGTATTTATACGGAAAATACTTTAACTGGCAATTTAATGAAAGGGTATTCATCGTGGGATCGCGATTATATATATCCTAATAATATTTTAGGAAAAGATTTACCTAAAGAAGAACATGTCATGTATGAGCAAGGTATGGCTGTTGATTCTTTGAATTCTCAGATTCTTTTAGAGACTCGCGAACCTTATTTTAATCGTGAAGGTAAGTTTTATTATGGTCATAAACACGCACCTTCCACGGGAAAAGTTGGTGTACCAGCAGCTACACAAAAAGAAAATTGTATTTATTTTTCACACCCAGTTTTTAAGATTTATCGTGATTTTGCACCTTGCTGGGTTAAACGAATTTTGCAAGATGCATTAACTATTTTATTACCTGAAAAACTAGTTAATAAGCCACAAACACGGCCTAATTTATCAGCACAATTGCATGTTAATGGTGAAAAAAATAAATATTTATTACACTTATTAGATTATCCATTAAAGAAAAATGCAACTCAACTATACACAATTGATGAACGAACAATACTATTTGATACAAAATTCAGTATTTTGGTAGGAAATCAACAAGTCAAAAATATTAAACTTTTACGCAGTGGCCAAGAAATTAATTTTAAACAACAAGATAATTATGTCCAGTTTACAGTGCCTAAAATTAATGGTTATGAAGTCGTTAAAATTCAATGTAAATAA
- a CDS encoding alpha-L-fucosidase, whose product MNTNIEWFKQAKYGMMIHWGLYSLLAGEHNGQSSSYYAEWIQSRLQISNTEYEKLASAFNPVFFDAEKIVNLAKECGMQYLVVTTKHHDGFAMYHSLVDSYNVYDFTPFHRDVIAELAAACQKAGLKFGLYYSQDLDWHDPNGGGYLSNDIESAGTTWDNSWDFPNSNKDFNVCFENKILPQIKEIMSNYGEIATAWFDVPMTLSEQQSQTIYDTVKKLQPNCLINSRLGNGKYDYVSLGDNEVPETKDVNPNEVDYNSIEGFKPSPNGLYETAGTINDSWGFSYHDHNWKSPEQIYQYKQHLNSLGINYLLNIGLDGLGRVPMVAESNLLAAKKLESETLN is encoded by the coding sequence ATGAATACAAATATTGAGTGGTTTAAGCAAGCAAAATATGGAATGATGATTCATTGGGGATTATATTCATTATTAGCAGGAGAGCATAATGGACAATCTTCTAGTTATTATGCAGAATGGATTCAATCAAGGTTGCAAATATCTAATACTGAGTATGAAAAATTAGCTTCGGCCTTCAATCCAGTTTTCTTTGATGCCGAAAAAATTGTTAATTTAGCCAAAGAATGTGGCATGCAATATTTAGTTGTTACAACTAAACATCATGATGGTTTTGCGATGTATCATTCCTTAGTTGACTCTTATAATGTTTATGATTTTACCCCGTTTCATCGCGATGTTATTGCTGAATTAGCTGCTGCTTGTCAAAAAGCAGGATTAAAGTTTGGATTATATTACTCACAGGATTTAGATTGGCATGATCCTAACGGTGGAGGTTATCTTTCTAATGATATTGAATCCGCTGGTACGACTTGGGACAATAGTTGGGACTTTCCAAATAGTAATAAAGATTTTAATGTTTGTTTTGAAAATAAAATCTTACCTCAAATTAAAGAAATTATGTCTAACTATGGTGAAATTGCAACTGCATGGTTTGATGTACCTATGACCTTATCTGAGCAACAAAGTCAAACTATTTATGATACTGTTAAAAAATTACAGCCTAATTGTTTGATTAATTCACGATTAGGTAATGGAAAGTATGACTATGTTTCATTAGGTGATAATGAAGTACCAGAAACTAAAGACGTAAATCCTAATGAAGTTGACTATAATTCAATTGAAGGCTTTAAACCATCACCAAATGGATTATATGAAACGGCTGGCACAATCAATGATTCATGGGGCTTTTCTTATCATGATCACAATTGGAAATCACCAGAACAAATTTATCAATATAAGCAACATTTAAATAGTTTAGGAATTAATTATTTATTAAATATTGGTTTAGATGGTTTGGGGAGAGTTCCTATGGTCGCTGAAAGCAATCTTTTAGCAGCGAAAAAATTGGAAAGTGAAACTCTAAATTAA
- a CDS encoding helix-turn-helix domain-containing protein produces MSVNNIGAKVLNLRIQNKTSQDTLAHFLGIDRTSLSRLEHGKRKVDASELDKIATFFNVSTDFLLGHLNINSSHNLQKADFNDLINIPIIGTIKAGINGLANLDYDGYDTVVAADIDPTNNYFWLRIIGDSMIGDGILDGDLALIQQTPTFNNGDICAIVINGDEGTLKHISRKHQSIVLTASNPSYPPRIFTEEDCNQINIIGKLVEIKRNYK; encoded by the coding sequence ATGTCTGTAAACAATATAGGAGCAAAAGTACTAAATTTGAGAATTCAAAATAAAACTAGTCAAGATACTTTAGCTCACTTTTTAGGAATAGATCGAACTTCCCTAAGTCGCTTAGAACACGGTAAACGAAAAGTTGATGCTAGTGAATTAGATAAGATTGCTACTTTTTTCAATGTTTCAACAGACTTTCTCTTAGGACATTTAAATATTAATAGTTCTCACAATTTACAAAAAGCTGATTTTAATGACTTGATTAATATACCTATTATTGGAACAATTAAAGCAGGTATTAATGGATTGGCTAATTTAGATTACGATGGCTATGACACAGTTGTTGCTGCTGACATTGATCCAACCAATAACTATTTCTGGCTGCGAATCATCGGCGATTCAATGATTGGTGATGGTATTTTAGACGGTGACTTAGCTTTAATTCAGCAAACTCCGACTTTTAATAATGGTGACATTTGCGCAATTGTGATTAATGGCGATGAAGGTACACTAAAGCATATTTCACGCAAGCATCAATCAATCGTATTAACAGCTTCTAATCCTAGCTATCCACCACGCATATTTACCGAAGAAGATTGTAATCAAATTAATATTATTGGCAAATTAGTTGAAATTAAACGTAATTATAAATAA
- a CDS encoding helix-turn-helix domain-containing protein — MLNLTLIRKLRIQQGLTQTEMAKQLSLKTRSTYTRMENGNTKIKADDLEKIAQVLKIDIATLFEPTHQSALKNSKSVVKVQHDR, encoded by the coding sequence ATGTTAAATTTAACATTAATTCGTAAATTAAGGATTCAACAAGGACTAACTCAAACAGAAATGGCTAAGCAATTAAGCTTGAAAACGCGTTCAACCTATACACGTATGGAAAACGGTAACACAAAGATAAAAGCCGATGATTTAGAAAAAATTGCTCAAGTTTTAAAGATTGATATTGCAACCTTGTTTGAACCTACTCACCAATCAGCTTTGAAAAATTCAAAATCAGTAGTTAAGGTGCAACATGACAGATAG
- a CDS encoding MurR/RpiR family transcriptional regulator, whose product MTDSINFYQQVAQNYDLLTSNEQLVIDYIIHSSHINHLTIKTISQELFISSATIMRAAHKLGYDNFSQLKYSAAEANQIATKSLPTEEFATIVNRVAGDFDKTLQLLTEDKIARFAHFLQQARRIFCVGSGSSVSVMADFNRKMKLLGYWINDYAEIYSIRDIAELVHPGDVIVIFSLNGGNQLVNQYLVRSKVQGARIISITGMNAKTVINFSDYNLLVYESLVPRSRMRSRLMLNVAVDVVFEYLLSHSES is encoded by the coding sequence ATGACAGATAGTATTAATTTTTATCAGCAGGTTGCTCAAAATTATGATTTACTAACTAGTAACGAGCAATTAGTGATTGATTATATAATTCATAGCTCACACATTAATCATTTGACAATTAAAACTATTTCACAAGAATTATTCATATCAAGTGCTACTATCATGCGTGCAGCTCATAAGTTAGGATATGATAATTTTTCACAATTAAAATATTCAGCAGCTGAAGCCAATCAAATTGCCACAAAATCACTACCTACAGAAGAATTTGCTACAATTGTCAATCGAGTAGCGGGAGATTTTGATAAGACTTTACAGTTATTAACTGAAGATAAAATAGCTCGTTTTGCTCACTTTCTTCAACAAGCTCGCCGAATATTTTGTGTTGGAAGTGGTTCATCTGTTAGTGTTATGGCTGATTTCAATCGTAAGATGAAGTTACTAGGTTATTGGATTAATGATTATGCCGAAATATATTCAATTCGTGATATTGCTGAATTAGTACATCCTGGAGATGTTATTGTTATTTTTTCATTAAATGGTGGTAATCAATTAGTTAATCAATATTTAGTGCGTTCGAAAGTACAGGGAGCACGTATTATTTCCATTACTGGTATGAATGCCAAAACGGTAATTAACTTTTCAGATTATAATCTTTTAGTTTACGAAAGTCTTGTACCACGGTCACGAATGCGTTCACGCTTGATGTTAAATGTTGCTGTTGATGTTGTTTTTGAATATTTACTTTCACATTCTGAAAGTTAA